TAGTATTAGATGAAATCGAAGTGGTTATTCAAGTTAATGGTAAACTAAGAGACCGTATTAGTGTTAAACCAAACGAAGATGAAACCCTAGTGAAAAAACTTGCACTAGAAGCTCCAAATGTCGTTAAGTTTACCGAAGGATTAGCGATTGTAAAAGTCATCTATATCCAAAACAAAATTGTTAACATTGTTGTAAAAGGCTAATAAAAAAACGCGATTATGCATAAGCATAGCCGCGTTTTATTTTTCTATCACAATGACATAAGGCGCATTGTTTCTATTTTGTATTTTTAAAGTATAGGTCAAATAATCATTAGGTAAAGACTTAATGAAATGATCTAAAGCACTAGATTCTTTCATCCCCTCTTCATGGCCTGGATAAGCCGTTATGATGATGAACATACCCTCTTTTAGCAGTTTAGATAATTCTTTAATTGTGAATAGGGTGTCTTTCTCTAAAGTCGTTATGGTTTTATCACCATTTGGCAAATAGCCTAAGTTGAAGACGACGCCTTTGAAAGGAATATTGTAGCTAAACATGTTAACAAAAGAATCATGATGAATTTGGATATTCTTAAGACCTTCTATTAGGTTTTTTGCTTGATTAATAGCCTCTAATTGGATATCGAATGCGACTACATTTGCACCAAGTGAGTTTAGGTATAACGTATCATGACCATTCCCAAGTGTCGCATCGATAATTATGTCATTAGGGCTAACATGATTATTCAAAAATGATCTTGTAAAATCATGGATCAGACTATTTCTCATATTGGTCCCCTTGCCAGGCATTTAAGAGTCTCATTCTTTTGTCAATTTCATTTTGGACGATGAACTTCTTCAAAGTCCATTTTGGCTCCATAAGGAGTTTTGCTGGAGCGTCCCCAGTGACTCTATGAACAATAATCGAAGGGTTTAGAATTCTTAGCTGATCAACAGTGATATCTACATATTCTTCTAAGGTAAGAATTGGAAATGGTTTCTTCTTAAAATCAAAGCCCATTTTGGTTTTTTCCATCACATGAAGCATATGAATCTTGATGCCTTGAACATCGAGTTTGTTAATATGTCTAACGGTCTCTAACATCATTTCTTTGGATTCATAAGGCAACCCATTAATGATGTGTACAACGACTTCAATGTTACGGGCTCTTAGTTTTGATACGGCATCGTCAAATGACTTTAAATCATGTGCACGATTGATCAAATTAGAAGTACTTTCAAAGATGGTTTGCAAGCCAAGTTCTACCTGTAAAGGCATCCTTTGGTTTAAGTCACCTAAATACTCCAAAACATCGTCTGGAAGACTATCAGGTCTGGTTGCTACAGAGATCATCACGATGTTAGGATCAAGCGTAATCGCCTCATCAAATAAAGATTTAATTTTAGTAAGCGGTCCATGGGTATTCGTGTTTGCTTGAAAGTACACTACATAATTGGCTTTATCAGGCCATTTTAAGTGCATCATTTCTTTTATGTTATCAAATTGAACCCTTAAAGGATCGTATTTACTACCAGCAAAATCGCCAGAACCCAGTGGGGTACAAAACGTACAGCCCCCTTTGGCTACAGTCCCATCAATGTTCGGACAAGTAAAGCCACCATTTAAGGCAATCTTAAAAACCTTGTTTGGGAATTTATGTCTATAGTAGTTGTTTAATGTGTTATAATGTTTCTCGTCAGTCATCAAATTCATCTAAAATCACCAATTGTATTTTAACATATAAATGTTAATATGTTATAATAAGTGATAAGGAGTTTTATCATGTTAAAAAGACTAAATATCTCGATTTTTAAACCTAGCAAAATTGCATTTTTCCTTAAAGATAAACTCGGCTATATCACATTATATATAGCCTTTTTATCATTACTTGCGAGCATGCCGATGATACTACGCATTGGGTTTTCTAATAGCGCTCCTAAAGACATCAAAGATGAACTTACAAGCACACTTATACAAAAGAATAACAACTGCGTCATCGTTGACGCTAAACTTGATCCAAACTGTACAGGAGAAGCGTTTAATTACCTTGCTTTTAGAATTGGGTTCAACGACAACTCTGAAAACGCCTTATACCAAGTTGTATTTGAAGAAGAAGGCCTGTCTTTCTACTTAGACCAAACCAATGTTAAAACATACACTTATCAAACACTTAAACTTGACAACCTATCTCTTAATCTCGCAACCTCTAATGATCAAAAAGCATTTAAGAATGCGATAGATATTATCTATATGGATATCAAGCCATTGGCACTTGTCTATGGCGGGTTAATGATGTTTATGGCCAATATGATTTTATATTTCATCCTAGGTCATATCATGGCATTTTTCTATGGATTAAGACCTCAAAAACTTCGATATAGATACCGCTTTATAATGGCAACCTATGCCCTTACAAGTTACTTTGTATTGGTATTGATTGGGGAACTATACGGACTTGGACTTGTCAGTTATTTGGCTTTGATTCTCCCTTATATCTATATGGGTATCGCATTTAGAGGTCTATTAAAGATGTCTAAAATCGTCATTGTAAGTGACCAAAAAGATGATGAAAGTAAGGATAAAGATGAATAAATTTGAATTATTTCTTAAACAATCAGGCTTTAAGGATGAACAACTAAAAGAAGCAACACTTAGAAATGTGTTAGTCGATTCTAATGCTAAACTCTGGACATTTTATATCAATTTTCCAAAAGCACCAGAACCTAAATCACTAGACCTATTTATTAAACAACTTAGACTCTATTTTTCAGTTCCGGATGTTGTCCTTGGAATAGAGTATCAATTTACCTTTCAAGACCATGAATCTTGGAAATCTTATGCAATGGATTTCTATTACTGGGTCTTACAAAATCTAACCTCAGAAAGAGCAAGTTTAAACATTTTTAGAAACTTTAATGCTCGATACGAAGAGGGGCATTTTTATTTGGAAGTAGACGAGAATAGTCACCATCTAAATAGATACTTGCCTTTTTTTATGCAAGCCTTTTTAAAGGTGGGTATTCAAACTGAAATCAAACTAGAAATTAAGAAGGAGCTTGCTTCAGTAGAAACCCAAATCAAAAAGTATGAATCTAAAGCCATCAGTGAATTAAAGGCTTTACCACCAAGAGAAAAAGAAGAACCGAAGAAAGCTTTAAAAAACTTTAAACGTGTTTATAAAACAGATAAGATTTCCCCAATTAGCGAGATTCCAAAAGATAATTACG
The Paracholeplasma morum DNA segment above includes these coding regions:
- a CDS encoding DUF1189 family protein, whose protein sequence is MLKRLNISIFKPSKIAFFLKDKLGYITLYIAFLSLLASMPMILRIGFSNSAPKDIKDELTSTLIQKNNNCVIVDAKLDPNCTGEAFNYLAFRIGFNDNSENALYQVVFEEEGLSFYLDQTNVKTYTYQTLKLDNLSLNLATSNDQKAFKNAIDIIYMDIKPLALVYGGLMMFMANMILYFILGHIMAFFYGLRPQKLRYRYRFIMATYALTSYFVLVLIGELYGLGLVSYLALILPYIYMGIAFRGLLKMSKIVIVSDQKDDESKDKDE
- a CDS encoding TIGR01212 family radical SAM protein (This family includes YhcC from E. coli K-12, an uncharacterized radical SAM protein.) gives rise to the protein MNLMTDEKHYNTLNNYYRHKFPNKVFKIALNGGFTCPNIDGTVAKGGCTFCTPLGSGDFAGSKYDPLRVQFDNIKEMMHLKWPDKANYVVYFQANTNTHGPLTKIKSLFDEAITLDPNIVMISVATRPDSLPDDVLEYLGDLNQRMPLQVELGLQTIFESTSNLINRAHDLKSFDDAVSKLRARNIEVVVHIINGLPYESKEMMLETVRHINKLDVQGIKIHMLHVMEKTKMGFDFKKKPFPILTLEEYVDITVDQLRILNPSIIVHRVTGDAPAKLLMEPKWTLKKFIVQNEIDKRMRLLNAWQGDQYEK
- a CDS encoding class I SAM-dependent methyltransferase, whose amino-acid sequence is MRNSLIHDFTRSFLNNHVSPNDIIIDATLGNGHDTLYLNSLGANVVAFDIQLEAINQAKNLIEGLKNIQIHHDSFVNMFSYNIPFKGVVFNLGYLPNGDKTITTLEKDTLFTIKELSKLLKEGMFIIITAYPGHEEGMKESSALDHFIKSLPNDYLTYTLKIQNRNNAPYVIVIEK